A portion of the Carya illinoinensis cultivar Pawnee chromosome 11, C.illinoinensisPawnee_v1, whole genome shotgun sequence genome contains these proteins:
- the LOC122281764 gene encoding pentatricopeptide repeat-containing protein At1g59720, chloroplastic/mitochondrial-like: MTINCLTRLKSNSLCFRLRAREMAFLLFPLSFSKLNISSLSTNSATSCRKEQSLMSLFKQCSTLKDLKQVHAHVIQTGFNQYLYVIGKIIVFCAVSEHGDMDYAVSVFNGIENPDGFLWNTMIRGLGKTKQPEKAFEFYKRMQERGEVADNFTFSFLLKFCGQLGLVMLGKQIHCDTMKHGLESHVFVRNTLIHMYGMLKDFETARRLFEEISMPDVVAWNTVIDCHVCCGKFKEALDLFLRMLQCGIDPDEATLVVTLSGCSGLGELDFGRWVHSCIKGSDLSKIVSVSNSLIDMYAKCGAVEEAYEIFNNMKRKDIVSWNTMIIGLAAHGHADEALAVFSSMLQEKIETPDEVTFMGVLSACSHGGMVDYARRYFDVMSKDYSIQPTIKHYGCMVDALGRAGFVEEAYQLIRSMPIECNAIVWRTLLAACRVHGYIVLGEKVRNHLLELEPGHSSDYVLLANMYASLGQWSEMAGVRKVMQDRGVQKTEPGNSFIGLHGRTILETETEDGYKDKNTACTPWLQ, translated from the coding sequence ATGACCATTAACTGCCTTACCCGCCTAAAATCAAACTCTCTTTGTTTCCGACTCCGAGCCAGGGAAATGGCTTTTCTACTGTTTCCATTGTCTTTCTCAAAGCTCAATATCTCTTCTTTGTCTACCAATTCTGCCACTTCCTGTAGAAAGGAGCAAAGCCTTATGTCCCTTTTCAAGCAGTGTTCCACCTTGAAAGATTTGAAGCAAGTTCATGCCCATGTAATCCAAACTGGCTTTAATCAATACCTCTATGTCATCGGCAAAATAATCGTTTTTTGTGCGGTTTCAGAGCACGGAGATATGGATTACGCGGTTTCTGTGTTCAATGGGATTGAAAACCCAGATGGGTTTCTATGGAATACGATGATTAGGGGGCTTGGGAAGACTAAGCAGCCAGAGAAGGCTTTTGAGTTCTATAAGAGAATGCAAGAACGAGGAGAGGTGGCAGATAATTTCACGTTCTCTTTCTTGCTCAAGTTTTGTGGGCAACTGGGGTTGGTTATGTTGGGAAAACAGATACATTGCGATACCATGAAACACGGCCTGGAATCTCATGTCTTTGTGAGGAACACACTGATTCATATGTATGGCATGTTGAAGGATTTCGAAACTGCACGTAGACTGTTTGAAGAAATATCCATGCCTGACGTAGTGGCTTGGAATACTGTCATTGACTGTCATGTCTGTTGCGGGAAGTTCAAGGAGGCACTTGACCTGTTCTTGCGGATGCTGCAGTGTGGCATAGATCCCGATGAGGCTACATTGGTTGTCACCCTCTCAGGGTGTTCTGGATTGGGTGAGTTAGATTTTGGGAGGTGGGTTCATTCCTGCATTAAGGGTAGTGACCTTAGCAAGATTGTTTCGGTATCTAATTCACTAATTGACATGTATGCTAAATGTGGAGCAGTTGAAGAAGCATATGAAATATTCAATAACATGAAAAGAAAGGACATAGTATCATGGAACACGATGATTATAGGTCTCGCAGCACACGGCCATGCAGATGAGGCATTGGCAGTTTTCTCAAGTATGTTGCAAGAGAAAATTGAGACACCAGATGAAGTCACTTTCATGGGAGTTTTGTCTGCTTGTAGCCATGGAGGAATGGTTGATTATGCAAGAAGATATTTTGATGTTATGAGCAAAGACTACAGCATCCAACCCACAATTAAGCATTATGGCTGCATGGTCGATGCATTAGGACGAGCTGGGTTTGTGGAGGAGGCTTACCAATTGATAAGGAGTATGCCAATAGAATGCAATGCCATTGTATGGAGGACATTGCTGGCTGCATGTCGGGTGCATGGATATATCGTTCTTGGGGAGAAAGTGAGAAACCACCTATTGGAGTTAGAACCAGGTCATAGCAGTGATTATGTTCTCCTTGCAAACATGTATGCTAGTTTAGGTCAATGGAGTGAGATGGCGGGAGTGCGAAAAGTAATGCAAGACAGGGGAGTTCAGAAAACTGAGCCCGGTAATAGCTTCATTGGTCTTCACGGCAGAACGATCTTAGAGACGGAGACTGAAGATGGTTACAAAGATAAGAATACTGCATGTACCCCGTGGCTTCAataa
- the LOC122282631 gene encoding cyclic nucleotide-gated ion channel 1-like isoform X2, with protein MRQRSLNRPENDQTPFMDIEAQIPENGETEADSEEKKTVTKRDINPVRWLIRKCNIDPQGRFIRTWDLIFLLSCLIAVSVDPLFFYLPVINEDRKCLTLDNRLKITATCLRSVLDFISLGDIILQFICPFTDEDASDQHGQTNLVKDAWPIAKRYLFSQYFLIDILAILPAPQVAVPIIFSDVGSQTYWQMFLGTVVLFQYIPRVLRIFRVWSRVDKSAAIFKAVTWLNAGNYFYLYLFASYVLGAFWYFSSIQRLMDCWHLACKRNKGCNRSSLFCDHDDGNNIFINEWCPVKTPDSTAFDFGIFQDALQSVTASPFLQKCLFCSWWGVRNLSSLGQNLQTSPYEWENVFAIFITIFGLLMFLYFIGNVQVPMFGGKSENQLHLICDKLKQVYHNDDSYIVRQGEPLDRMLFLTQGIVWKFRTRETTLGIEKGHFIGEELLTWGFNGSSAPNLSKLPISTETIKTHTKVEAFALLANVLRTLVPKLQEEDTVKSEAVQENTPVEGNLESAGDGDNAGHHSR; from the exons ATGAGGCAACGCAGTCTGAATCGGCCAGAGAATGATCAGACGCC GTTCATGGATATTGAGGCACAAATACCCGAGAATGGAGAAACTGAAGCCGAttcagaagaaaagaaaacagtCACAAAAAGGGATATTAACCCAGTGAGGTGGCTCATTCGGAAGTGTAATATCGACCCACAAGGGAGGTTCATTCGAACTTGGGATTTGATATTTCTCCTGTCTTGTCTGATTGCAGTATCGGTAGACCCTTTGTTCTTTTACCTTCCTGTTATCAATGAAGACAGAAAGTGCCTCACTTTAGATAACAGATTAAAGATCACAGCTACTTGTTTGCGATCGGTTCTGGACTTCATCTCTCTTGGAGATATTATTTTGCAATTTATTTGTCCTTTCACAGACGAGGATGCTTCTGATCAACATGGACAGACAAATTTAGTTAAAGATGCTTGGCCAATAGCAAAGAGGTACTTGTTTTCCCAGTACTTCCTAATTGACATTCTCGCTATTCTTCCAGCTCCACAG GTGGCAGTTCCAATTATATTTTCAGATGTGGGAAGTCAGACATATTGGCAAATGTTCTTGGGCACTGTCGTTCTCTTTCAGTATATACCAAGAGTTTTACGAATCTTCCGAGTATGGAGTAGAGTCGACAAGAGTGCCGCCATATTTAAAGCTGTAACATGGTTGAATGctggaaattatttttatctgtaCCTCTTTGCCAGTTAT GTATTGGGTGCATTTTGGTACTTTTCATCCATTCAACGACTGATGGACTGCTGGCACTTAGCCTGTAAACGTAACAAGGGATGCAACCGAAGTTCTCTTTTCTGTGACCACGATGATGGaaataacatatttataaatgaATGGTGCCCTGTAAAAACACCAGATTCAACAGCCTTTGACTTTGGAATATTCCAGGACGCCCTTCAATCTGTAACAGCGTCACCTTTTCTTCAAAAGTGCCTGTTCTGTTCATGGTGGGGCGTTCGAAATTTGAG TTCTCTTGGTCAAAACCTTCAGACAAGTCCTTATGAATGGGAAAACGTTTTTGCAATTTTTATTACAATCTTCGGCTTGCTCATGTTTTTGTACTTCATTGGAAACGTGCAG GTGCCAATGTTTGGAGGAAAAAGTGAAAACCAGTTGCATTTAATCTGCGACAAGCTCAAACAAGTGTACCACAATGACGATAGCTATATTGTTCGGCAGGGAGAACCACTTGATCGGATGCTCTTCCTGACACAAGGAATTGTGTGGAAATTCAGAACGAGGGAAACTACTCTGGGCATTGAAAAAGGTCACTTCATTGGAGAAGAACTTCTAACATGGGGTTTTAATGGCTCCTCCGCACCCAACCTATCTAAGCTCCCAATATCTACAGAAACAATCAAAACCCATACAAAAGTTGAAGCCTTTGCTCTATTGGCCAACGTCTTGAGGACTCTAGTTCCCAAGCTGCAGGAAGAAGATACTGTTAAAAGTGAAGCTGTCCAAGAAAACACTCCAGTTGAAGGTAATCTTGAAAGTGCTGGAGATGGAGACAATGCTGGACATCATTCAAGATAA
- the LOC122282631 gene encoding cyclic nucleotide-gated ion channel 1-like isoform X1, whose amino-acid sequence MRQRSLNRPENDQTPFMDIEAQIPENGETEADSEEKKTVTKRDINPVRWLIRKCNIDPQGRFIRTWDLIFLLSCLIAVSVDPLFFYLPVINEDRKCLTLDNRLKITATCLRSVLDFISLGDIILQFICPFTDEDASDQHGQTNLVKDAWPIAKRYLFSQYFLIDILAILPAPQVAVPIIFSDVGSQTYWQMFLGTVVLFQYIPRVLRIFRVWSRVDKSAAIFKAVTWLNAGNYFYLYLFASYVLGAFWYFSSIQRLMDCWHLACKRNKGCNRSSLFCDHDDGNNIFINEWCPVKTPDSTAFDFGIFQDALQSVTASPFLQKCLFCSWWGVRNLSSLGQNLQTSPYEWENVFAIFITIFGLLMFLYFIGNVQMYMHLKKYRKLEINYMDKDDKARMKAKEKNAEEWISKNELPDHMKQEIMSCIRQKLRKKEDIDTENPFPHLPKHLSTEIRRHLCLPLLKKVPMFGGKSENQLHLICDKLKQVYHNDDSYIVRQGEPLDRMLFLTQGIVWKFRTRETTLGIEKGHFIGEELLTWGFNGSSAPNLSKLPISTETIKTHTKVEAFALLANVLRTLVPKLQEEDTVKSEAVQENTPVEGNLESAGDGDNAGHHSR is encoded by the exons ATGAGGCAACGCAGTCTGAATCGGCCAGAGAATGATCAGACGCC GTTCATGGATATTGAGGCACAAATACCCGAGAATGGAGAAACTGAAGCCGAttcagaagaaaagaaaacagtCACAAAAAGGGATATTAACCCAGTGAGGTGGCTCATTCGGAAGTGTAATATCGACCCACAAGGGAGGTTCATTCGAACTTGGGATTTGATATTTCTCCTGTCTTGTCTGATTGCAGTATCGGTAGACCCTTTGTTCTTTTACCTTCCTGTTATCAATGAAGACAGAAAGTGCCTCACTTTAGATAACAGATTAAAGATCACAGCTACTTGTTTGCGATCGGTTCTGGACTTCATCTCTCTTGGAGATATTATTTTGCAATTTATTTGTCCTTTCACAGACGAGGATGCTTCTGATCAACATGGACAGACAAATTTAGTTAAAGATGCTTGGCCAATAGCAAAGAGGTACTTGTTTTCCCAGTACTTCCTAATTGACATTCTCGCTATTCTTCCAGCTCCACAG GTGGCAGTTCCAATTATATTTTCAGATGTGGGAAGTCAGACATATTGGCAAATGTTCTTGGGCACTGTCGTTCTCTTTCAGTATATACCAAGAGTTTTACGAATCTTCCGAGTATGGAGTAGAGTCGACAAGAGTGCCGCCATATTTAAAGCTGTAACATGGTTGAATGctggaaattatttttatctgtaCCTCTTTGCCAGTTAT GTATTGGGTGCATTTTGGTACTTTTCATCCATTCAACGACTGATGGACTGCTGGCACTTAGCCTGTAAACGTAACAAGGGATGCAACCGAAGTTCTCTTTTCTGTGACCACGATGATGGaaataacatatttataaatgaATGGTGCCCTGTAAAAACACCAGATTCAACAGCCTTTGACTTTGGAATATTCCAGGACGCCCTTCAATCTGTAACAGCGTCACCTTTTCTTCAAAAGTGCCTGTTCTGTTCATGGTGGGGCGTTCGAAATTTGAG TTCTCTTGGTCAAAACCTTCAGACAAGTCCTTATGAATGGGAAAACGTTTTTGCAATTTTTATTACAATCTTCGGCTTGCTCATGTTTTTGTACTTCATTGGAAACGTGCAG ATGTATATGCATTTGAAGAAATATAGGAAGTTGGAGATCAATTATATGGATAAGGATGATAAAGCAAGGATGAAAGCTAAAGAAAAGAACGCAGAGGAATGGATCTCTAAAAACGAACTTCCTGATCATATGAAGCAAGAGATCATGTCCTGTATAAGACAAAAACTGAGAAAAAAGGAAGATATTGATACTGAGAATCCATTCCCTCATCTTCCCAAACATCTTAGTACAGAGATTAGGCGCCATCTTTGCTTGCCCCTGCTAAAGAAA GTGCCAATGTTTGGAGGAAAAAGTGAAAACCAGTTGCATTTAATCTGCGACAAGCTCAAACAAGTGTACCACAATGACGATAGCTATATTGTTCGGCAGGGAGAACCACTTGATCGGATGCTCTTCCTGACACAAGGAATTGTGTGGAAATTCAGAACGAGGGAAACTACTCTGGGCATTGAAAAAGGTCACTTCATTGGAGAAGAACTTCTAACATGGGGTTTTAATGGCTCCTCCGCACCCAACCTATCTAAGCTCCCAATATCTACAGAAACAATCAAAACCCATACAAAAGTTGAAGCCTTTGCTCTATTGGCCAACGTCTTGAGGACTCTAGTTCCCAAGCTGCAGGAAGAAGATACTGTTAAAAGTGAAGCTGTCCAAGAAAACACTCCAGTTGAAGGTAATCTTGAAAGTGCTGGAGATGGAGACAATGCTGGACATCATTCAAGATAA